From a region of the Brevibacterium siliguriense genome:
- a CDS encoding acetolactate synthase large subunit, which yields MAAKPSTAKDTGTQPASAPVTATPSSIRRNTGPEVLTGAQAIVRSLEKLEVDTVFGLPGGTILPTYDPLFETEKIRHILVRHEQGAGHAAEGYAAASGKLGVCIATSGPGATNLITALADAHMDSVPMLAITGQQASSLLGTDAFQEADIVGMTMPVTKHSFLVTRAEDIPAALVNAHHIATTGRPGPVLVDITKDAQTGTAPFVWPEEPALPGYRPILKPHAKQIREAARLMSEAQRPVFYIGGGVIRSEAEKELLRLAEATNIPVVTTLMARGAFPDSHQLHLGMPGMHGSVPAVTAFQKADLLIAIGARFDDRVTGKLDSFAPNAQVIHADIDPAEIGKNREVDVAIVGDAREVLAEMLAEMRSKFPKALERQREPWWRFLNRLKQTYPLGYEAHGDLCDPQYVISRISALTGPEAVYAAGVGQHQMWAAQFIEFERPKSWLNSGGLGTMGYSVPAAMGAKVGQPDRVVWAIDGDGCFQMTNQELATCALNNIPIKVAIINNSSLGMVRQWQTLFYDGRYSNTDLNTGHETIRIPDFAKLAEAYGCEALRVDRNEDVDAAIEKALSINDRPVVLDFTVPPDAMVWPMVAAGVSNDEIEYARGIRPEFDGEGEEEAEAAIAEAGMNEDGTVRSVAQIEGGLE from the coding sequence ATGGCAGCCAAGCCCTCGACCGCGAAGGACACGGGCACTCAACCCGCGTCCGCACCGGTCACAGCCACACCGTCCAGCATTCGCCGCAACACCGGCCCCGAGGTCCTCACCGGCGCACAGGCGATCGTCCGCAGCCTCGAGAAGCTCGAGGTCGACACGGTATTCGGGCTTCCCGGCGGAACCATCCTTCCCACCTATGACCCGCTGTTCGAGACGGAGAAGATCCGCCACATCCTCGTCCGCCACGAGCAGGGTGCCGGCCATGCGGCCGAAGGCTATGCGGCCGCCTCGGGCAAGCTCGGCGTGTGCATCGCCACCTCGGGCCCGGGTGCGACGAACCTCATCACGGCGCTGGCCGATGCGCATATGGACTCCGTGCCGATGCTCGCGATCACCGGTCAGCAGGCCTCGTCGCTGCTCGGCACCGATGCGTTCCAGGAAGCCGATATCGTCGGCATGACGATGCCGGTGACCAAGCACAGCTTCCTCGTCACCCGCGCCGAGGACATTCCGGCCGCGCTCGTCAACGCCCACCACATCGCGACCACCGGTCGTCCCGGCCCCGTGCTCGTCGACATCACCAAGGATGCGCAGACCGGAACGGCCCCGTTCGTGTGGCCGGAGGAGCCGGCGCTGCCCGGCTACCGCCCGATCCTCAAGCCGCACGCCAAGCAGATCCGCGAGGCCGCGCGTCTGATGTCCGAGGCTCAGCGCCCCGTGTTCTACATCGGCGGCGGCGTCATCCGCTCGGAGGCCGAGAAGGAGCTGCTGCGCCTGGCGGAGGCGACGAACATTCCCGTGGTCACCACGCTCATGGCGCGCGGAGCCTTCCCGGATTCGCACCAGCTGCACCTGGGCATGCCCGGGATGCACGGCAGCGTGCCGGCCGTCACCGCCTTCCAGAAGGCCGACCTGCTCATCGCCATCGGCGCCCGCTTCGATGACCGCGTGACCGGCAAGCTCGATTCCTTCGCTCCGAACGCGCAGGTCATCCACGCCGATATCGACCCGGCCGAGATCGGCAAGAACCGCGAGGTCGACGTCGCCATCGTCGGCGATGCCCGCGAAGTGCTCGCCGAGATGCTCGCGGAGATGCGCAGCAAGTTCCCCAAGGCTCTGGAACGTCAGCGCGAACCGTGGTGGCGTTTCCTCAACCGCCTCAAGCAGACCTACCCGCTCGGCTATGAGGCGCACGGCGATCTGTGTGATCCGCAGTACGTCATCTCCCGGATCTCTGCTCTCACCGGCCCCGAGGCGGTCTATGCCGCGGGCGTGGGGCAGCATCAGATGTGGGCGGCTCAGTTCATCGAATTCGAGCGTCCGAAGTCCTGGCTGAACTCCGGCGGACTCGGCACCATGGGCTATTCCGTGCCCGCGGCCATGGGTGCGAAGGTCGGTCAGCCCGACCGTGTGGTGTGGGCGATCGACGGTGACGGCTGCTTCCAGATGACGAATCAGGAACTGGCCACCTGTGCGCTCAACAACATCCCGATCAAGGTTGCGATCATCAACAACTCGTCCTTAGGGATGGTCCGTCAGTGGCAGACCCTGTTCTACGACGGCCGCTACTCGAACACCGACCTCAACACCGGTCACGAGACGATCCGCATCCCCGACTTCGCCAAACTGGCCGAAGCCTACGGTTGCGAAGCGCTGCGCGTGGACCGCAATGAGGATGTCGATGCCGCGATCGAGAAGGCGCTGTCGATCAATGATCGACCGGTCGTCCTCGACTTCACGGTCCCACCGGATGCGATGGTGTGGCCGATGGTCGCGGCTGGCGTGTCGAACGATGAGATCGAGTACGCCCGCGGCATTCGCCCCGAATTCGACGGGGAAGGCGAAGAGGAAGCCGAAGCCGCCATCGCCGAGGCGGGAATGAATGAAGACGGCACGGTGCGTTCCGTGGCTCAGATCGAAGGAGGCCTGGAATGA
- a CDS encoding ABC transporter ATP-binding protein, with amino-acid sequence MRPLLRFWPDLRSRIGVYVLVLVLTLLANGIQLIVPVITGYIVDGPIAHRDLSALWLPVLGVLFIGIAEAVGMWARRMVVAPVVSHWEVTWRSRLFDRLQYTSVAIHDSWESGQLLSRAVNDLSQLRRFFAFGLPFLVSTPIVLAVGTVMLVIMQPVFGLIMILMAVPAIIAVAVFEKHYRETSRRSQDTMGELTTDVEESIQGIRILKSFGRSPWAAERFSEISTRLKSLEIRKAKLDSWLWSVLLLLPTLAQAAIVAVGTWGVIEGWTTIGTVVAAVTISMVLRMPIEMLGFLLADALMALTAAGRYWEVIDIRHDITDTDGGVDDAPEVGHYRGRLRFDDVDFHFADTERLTLRGLNLTIEPGQTLALVGATGSGKTTMASLVPRLQDVSAGTVSIDGVDIRDMPVNELRHLVSVSFEDPILFSTSVAENVEMGSPGASEEEIWEALEIAAAKDFVSRLPDGLDTQVGEQGLSLSGGQRQRLALARAVIGKPRILVLDDPLSAVDVDTEDRVQQALREILPDSTTLIIAHRPSTAALADVVAVFDEGRVAALGTHEQLLDSSKLYRELMGASAQAEAHTHPGTQSSSQTITSTQSQEGGRS; translated from the coding sequence GTGCGCCCCCTCCTCCGTTTCTGGCCTGATCTCCGCTCCCGCATCGGCGTGTACGTACTCGTGCTCGTCCTCACTCTCCTGGCCAACGGAATCCAACTCATCGTTCCGGTGATCACCGGATACATCGTCGACGGACCGATCGCCCACCGAGATCTCTCGGCCCTCTGGCTGCCGGTCCTCGGGGTGCTTTTCATCGGCATCGCCGAAGCGGTCGGAATGTGGGCCCGACGCATGGTCGTCGCTCCCGTCGTCTCGCATTGGGAAGTGACGTGGCGTTCGCGTCTGTTCGATCGCCTGCAGTACACCTCGGTGGCGATCCATGACTCCTGGGAGTCCGGACAGCTGCTCTCGCGTGCGGTGAATGATCTGTCCCAGCTGCGTCGCTTCTTCGCGTTCGGGCTGCCGTTCCTCGTCTCCACACCGATCGTCCTCGCCGTCGGCACGGTGATGCTCGTGATCATGCAGCCCGTGTTCGGTCTGATCATGATCCTCATGGCGGTGCCGGCGATCATCGCGGTCGCCGTCTTCGAGAAGCACTATCGAGAGACCTCCCGCCGGTCGCAGGACACCATGGGCGAGCTGACCACGGACGTCGAGGAGTCCATCCAGGGCATCCGCATCCTCAAGTCCTTCGGCCGCTCCCCCTGGGCCGCCGAACGCTTCTCCGAGATCTCGACTCGGCTGAAGTCCCTGGAGATCCGAAAAGCGAAGCTCGACTCGTGGCTGTGGAGTGTGCTCCTGCTGCTGCCGACCCTCGCTCAGGCGGCGATCGTCGCCGTCGGCACCTGGGGTGTCATAGAAGGCTGGACGACGATCGGCACGGTCGTCGCCGCAGTGACGATTTCGATGGTGCTGCGCATGCCCATCGAGATGCTCGGCTTCCTGCTCGCCGATGCACTCATGGCGCTGACCGCAGCCGGTCGGTACTGGGAGGTCATCGATATCCGCCACGACATCACCGACACCGACGGCGGTGTCGACGATGCTCCCGAGGTCGGGCACTACCGAGGGAGGCTGCGCTTCGACGATGTCGACTTCCATTTCGCCGATACCGAGCGGCTGACCCTCCGTGGACTCAATCTCACCATCGAGCCCGGTCAGACCCTCGCTCTCGTCGGCGCGACCGGTTCGGGAAAGACGACGATGGCGTCTCTCGTGCCCAGGCTTCAGGACGTCTCCGCCGGCACCGTGAGCATCGACGGCGTCGATATCCGGGACATGCCCGTCAACGAACTGCGGCACCTCGTGTCCGTGTCCTTCGAGGATCCGATCCTGTTCTCGACCTCGGTCGCCGAGAACGTCGAGATGGGATCCCCGGGCGCGAGCGAGGAAGAGATCTGGGAGGCCCTCGAGATCGCGGCGGCGAAGGATTTCGTCTCCCGACTGCCCGATGGCCTGGACACACAGGTCGGCGAACAGGGGCTGTCCCTGTCCGGCGGTCAGCGTCAGCGTCTCGCCTTGGCCCGCGCGGTCATCGGCAAGCCGCGCATCCTAGTCCTCGACGACCCGCTCTCGGCCGTCGATGTCGATACCGAGGATCGAGTCCAGCAGGCTCTGCGGGAGATCCTGCCGGATTCGACGACTCTCATCATCGCCCACCGCCCGTCTACCGCAGCCCTGGCCGATGTGGTGGCTGTGTTCGATGAGGGCAGGGTCGCAGCACTGGGCACGCACGAACAGCTGCTCGATTCATCGAAGCTCTACCGCGAGCTCATGGGGGCGAGCGCACAAGCCGAGGCGCACACGCATCCGGGGACGCAGTCGAGTTCGCAAACCATCACTTCGACTCAGTCACAGGAAGGAGGACGGTCATGA
- a CDS encoding GNAT family N-acetyltransferase, whose amino-acid sequence MTNYRFEDFEPTIDEATGEPDERTKAYFASTSVGFHDPRSTDKALVGRVKRAIADGRKLTAVYADQEFGHGLDSTIPVATFAWFEKLVNVGGGRLIPGHLITWITVRPTHRRRGLLRSLMTTDLAEAKASGYPFAALTATEGGIYSRFGFGVATWLRSIEVDTSPGFKMVREPDRRVEMCLPSELRELAPQIYNRFMRTSPGAMERQQTYIERATGALNTETGEEDRGVRAALHFDEQGEPDGYVSYKFAGWSKSPPTVDIIDFVAVTDAAYASLWSFLAAIDLSTRVTFGESAEYSPLPWLLTDSRRVKTVASEDNIWIRILDVKAALEARPWYVPGTLTIDIDDSLDLAGGRFTITSDGENAEVTPASDSTPADLGLGIAELGSLYLGGADPVILARAGRIDEQTPGSAVLASAMFSLGRAPYSPNGF is encoded by the coding sequence GTGACGAATTACAGATTCGAAGACTTCGAGCCCACTATCGATGAGGCCACCGGCGAACCGGATGAGCGCACCAAGGCGTACTTCGCCTCGACGAGCGTCGGCTTCCATGACCCCCGCTCCACGGATAAGGCTCTGGTGGGCAGGGTGAAGCGGGCGATCGCCGATGGGCGCAAGCTCACCGCCGTCTACGCCGACCAGGAGTTCGGCCACGGCCTCGACTCCACCATCCCGGTAGCGACCTTCGCCTGGTTCGAAAAACTCGTCAACGTCGGCGGCGGGCGGCTGATTCCCGGACACCTCATCACCTGGATCACGGTGCGTCCGACCCATCGGCGGCGCGGTCTGCTGCGGTCGCTCATGACCACGGACCTCGCCGAGGCGAAGGCGAGCGGCTACCCGTTCGCCGCGCTGACCGCGACCGAAGGCGGAATCTACTCGCGCTTCGGCTTCGGTGTGGCGACCTGGCTGCGTTCGATCGAGGTCGACACCTCTCCCGGCTTCAAAATGGTCCGCGAACCCGATCGTCGCGTGGAGATGTGCCTGCCCAGCGAGCTGCGCGAACTGGCTCCGCAGATCTACAACCGATTCATGCGCACCTCGCCCGGAGCGATGGAGCGCCAGCAGACCTATATCGAACGCGCCACCGGGGCGCTCAACACTGAGACGGGCGAAGAGGACCGGGGCGTCCGCGCGGCCCTGCATTTCGACGAACAAGGCGAGCCCGACGGCTACGTGTCCTATAAGTTCGCCGGCTGGTCGAAGAGCCCGCCGACCGTCGACATCATCGACTTCGTGGCTGTCACCGATGCGGCCTACGCGTCCCTGTGGTCGTTCCTCGCGGCCATCGACCTGTCGACCCGAGTGACCTTCGGCGAGTCCGCCGAATACTCCCCGCTGCCGTGGCTGCTCACCGATTCGCGGCGCGTGAAGACCGTCGCGAGCGAGGACAATATCTGGATCCGCATCCTCGACGTCAAGGCCGCGCTCGAGGCTCGCCCCTGGTATGTGCCTGGAACGCTGACGATCGACATCGACGATTCCCTCGACCTCGCCGGCGGGCGCTTCACGATCACCTCGGATGGTGAGAACGCCGAGGTGACCCCTGCTTCCGACTCGACGCCGGCGGACCTGGGGCTCGGCATCGCCGAACTCGGGTCCCTGTACCTCGGCGGCGCCGATCCCGTCATCCTCGCCCGTGCCGGGCGCATCGATGAGCAGACGCCGGGATCCGCGGTGCTCGCCAGCGCGATGTTCAGTCTCGGTCGGGCACCGTATTCGCCGAACGGATTCTGA
- the ilvN gene encoding acetolactate synthase small subunit, with product MNNSRHTLSVLVENKPGVLTRFTGLIARRGFNIHSLAVGVTEHEELSRITVVVDVNDVPLEQVTKQLNKLVNVIKIVELEPESSVRRAHIIYKVKANAATRPQVASAVEMFRAKIVDVGPDSVSIEATGELGKVEALREVLEPFGIKEIVQSGTVAIGRGAKSITDRALRS from the coding sequence ATGAACAACAGCCGGCACACACTCTCTGTCCTGGTCGAGAACAAGCCAGGTGTGCTCACTCGGTTCACCGGTCTCATCGCCCGTCGCGGCTTCAACATCCACAGCCTCGCCGTCGGCGTGACCGAGCACGAAGAACTCTCGCGGATCACCGTGGTCGTCGACGTCAACGATGTTCCTCTGGAGCAGGTGACGAAGCAGCTGAACAAGCTCGTCAACGTCATCAAGATCGTCGAACTCGAACCCGAGTCCTCGGTGCGTCGCGCGCACATCATCTACAAGGTCAAGGCGAATGCGGCGACACGGCCGCAGGTCGCCTCGGCGGTGGAGATGTTCCGGGCGAAGATCGTCGACGTCGGACCCGACTCCGTCAGCATCGAGGCCACCGGCGAGCTCGGCAAGGTCGAGGCGCTGCGTGAGGTCCTGGAGCCCTTCGGCATCAAGGAGATCGTGCAGTCGGGAACCGTTGCCATCGGACGCGGGGCGAAGTCGATCACCGATCGCGCGCTCCGCAGCTGA
- a CDS encoding ABC transporter ATP-binding protein: protein MSMPRLDSDDEIEALPPDIAKKARALLMSLVRPHLAMAVFLAVIVVLTAVFMVIGPVFIADALDQGVPAAIDGDMDPLIRAITLFIVSAVAGAILAFTSTRLVGITAQRILFTLRERVFTHVQRLDLGYHEKSTSGRLVSRQTSDMESVQQFLSYSLFDTALAVLQMLFIAVTLVVLDIPLAIVVFAGFVPLFFITKAAHSTQRSAYRRTRTSIAKVIVHFVETMGGIRAVQAYRRQPERRGTLSDQDTRYRDANTDALRGVAWFAGWTRLIGNITQTVIIVIGAWLVIEGWTQVGVLAAFILYLRRFYGPLDELVQAFNLYQSASAALEKIAAVLDTDPEVVEPSQPDALPAHAGRDAAARGRALDLDEVRFAYADGPDVLPRFDLHIPAGQIVALVGATGAGKSTLVKLVTRFYDPSEGRIALDEVDLRDLDDVQLRSSVVMVTQESFLFAGTIADNIRIGNPDAGDEAVVAAATAVGLDPYIRRLPEGYATDVKKRGGRLSSGQRQLVSFARVFLADPDVVVLDEATAHLDIPSERLVQNALATVLEGRTAIIIAHRLSTVEIADRVLVMESGRIIEDGTPDELISGTGKFAQLHQAWRDSLV from the coding sequence ATGAGCATGCCCCGTCTCGACAGCGACGACGAGATCGAGGCTCTGCCGCCGGACATTGCGAAGAAGGCGCGTGCCCTGCTGATGTCGCTGGTCAGGCCGCATCTGGCGATGGCCGTCTTCCTCGCCGTCATCGTCGTGCTCACGGCCGTCTTCATGGTCATCGGGCCGGTGTTCATCGCCGATGCCCTCGATCAGGGCGTTCCGGCGGCGATCGACGGCGATATGGATCCGCTGATTCGGGCGATTACGCTCTTCATCGTCTCAGCGGTCGCCGGGGCGATTCTGGCGTTCACGTCGACCCGGCTGGTCGGGATCACTGCGCAGAGGATCCTCTTCACCCTGCGAGAGCGGGTCTTCACTCATGTGCAGCGTCTTGACCTGGGCTATCACGAGAAGTCGACCTCGGGTCGGCTCGTGTCCCGGCAGACCTCTGACATGGAGTCGGTGCAGCAGTTCCTGTCGTATTCGCTCTTCGATACGGCGCTGGCCGTGCTGCAGATGCTCTTCATCGCCGTCACCCTGGTTGTCCTCGACATTCCGCTGGCGATCGTCGTCTTCGCCGGTTTCGTGCCGCTGTTCTTCATCACGAAGGCCGCGCATTCGACTCAGCGCAGTGCCTACCGGCGGACGCGGACGTCGATCGCGAAGGTCATCGTCCACTTTGTCGAGACGATGGGCGGCATCCGCGCCGTGCAGGCGTATCGTCGCCAGCCCGAGCGACGCGGCACCCTGAGCGATCAGGATACCCGCTATCGTGATGCGAACACCGATGCGCTGCGCGGTGTGGCGTGGTTCGCCGGGTGGACGCGGCTGATCGGCAACATCACGCAGACGGTCATCATCGTCATCGGTGCGTGGCTTGTCATCGAGGGATGGACGCAGGTCGGTGTGCTCGCCGCGTTCATCCTCTATCTGCGTCGCTTCTACGGTCCGCTCGATGAACTTGTGCAGGCGTTCAACCTCTATCAGTCCGCCTCGGCGGCGTTGGAGAAGATCGCGGCGGTCCTCGACACCGACCCCGAGGTGGTCGAACCGTCCCAGCCGGATGCGCTGCCTGCACACGCGGGCCGTGACGCCGCTGCCAGGGGTCGTGCCCTCGATCTCGACGAAGTCCGCTTCGCGTACGCCGACGGCCCCGATGTCCTCCCCCGCTTCGATCTCCATATCCCAGCAGGGCAGATCGTCGCGCTCGTCGGTGCCACCGGGGCAGGCAAGTCGACCCTGGTCAAACTCGTCACGCGCTTCTACGACCCCAGCGAAGGCCGGATCGCCCTCGACGAGGTGGATCTGCGCGACCTCGACGACGTGCAGCTGCGATCGTCGGTGGTCATGGTCACTCAGGAGTCGTTCCTCTTCGCCGGCACCATCGCCGACAACATCCGCATCGGCAACCCGGACGCCGGCGACGAGGCGGTCGTCGCCGCCGCGACCGCCGTCGGCTTGGATCCATACATCCGCCGACTGCCCGAAGGGTATGCCACGGATGTGAAGAAGCGCGGCGGTCGGTTGAGTTCCGGGCAACGTCAGCTCGTGTCCTTTGCCCGGGTGTTCCTCGCCGACCCGGATGTCGTCGTCCTCGACGAGGCGACCGCCCACCTCGACATTCCGTCCGAGCGGCTGGTGCAGAACGCCTTGGCCACGGTGCTCGAGGGCAGGACCGCGATCATCATCGCCCACCGCCTGTCCACCGTCGAGATCGCCGACCGCGTGCTCGTCATGGAGTCCGGTCGGATCATTGAGGACGGGACACCGGACGAACTCATCTCTGGCACGGGCAAATTCGCGCAGCTGCACCAGGCCTGGCGCGACTCCCTCGTGTGA
- the ilvC gene encoding ketol-acid reductoisomerase, producing the protein MAAERYYDDNADLSVIQGKKVGVIGYGSQGHAHSLSLRDSGAEVRIGLKEGSASRDKAAAEGLEVGTPAEVAAWADVITIAAPDQVQAEIFNNEIKDQLAPGKTLVFIHGFNIRYDYIKAPEGVDVIMVAPKGPGHVVRREFVDGRGVPVLVAVEVDASGKAWDTVLSYAKGIGGLRAGGIKTTFTEETETDLFGEQTVLCGGVSHLVQYGFETLTEAGYQPEIAYFEVLHELKLIVDLMVEGGIAKQRWSCSDTAEYGDYVSGPRVITPEVKENMKGVLDDIQNGKFAERFMNDQKNGAPEFKELRAKEEQHPIESTGRELRKMFAWLKDSDDDYTEGTAAR; encoded by the coding sequence ATGGCAGCAGAACGCTATTATGACGACAATGCAGACCTGTCGGTCATCCAGGGCAAGAAGGTCGGCGTCATCGGCTACGGCAGCCAGGGCCACGCCCACTCGCTGAGCCTGCGCGACTCCGGCGCTGAAGTTCGCATTGGTCTCAAGGAGGGCTCGGCCAGCCGCGACAAGGCAGCAGCCGAAGGCCTCGAGGTCGGCACCCCCGCTGAGGTGGCCGCATGGGCCGATGTCATCACCATCGCCGCACCCGATCAGGTCCAGGCTGAGATCTTCAACAACGAGATCAAGGATCAGCTGGCCCCCGGCAAGACCCTCGTGTTCATCCACGGCTTCAACATCCGCTACGACTACATCAAGGCTCCCGAGGGCGTCGACGTCATCATGGTCGCCCCGAAGGGACCGGGCCACGTGGTCCGTCGTGAGTTCGTCGACGGTCGCGGCGTGCCCGTGCTCGTCGCCGTCGAGGTCGACGCCTCCGGAAAGGCCTGGGACACCGTCCTGTCCTATGCCAAGGGCATCGGCGGCTTGCGCGCCGGCGGCATCAAGACCACCTTCACCGAGGAGACCGAGACCGACCTGTTCGGTGAGCAGACTGTGCTCTGCGGCGGCGTCTCGCACCTCGTCCAGTACGGCTTTGAGACCCTGACCGAGGCCGGCTACCAGCCCGAGATCGCCTACTTCGAGGTCCTTCACGAGCTCAAGCTCATCGTCGACCTCATGGTCGAAGGCGGCATCGCCAAGCAGCGTTGGTCGTGCTCCGATACCGCCGAGTACGGCGACTACGTCTCCGGCCCGCGGGTCATCACCCCTGAGGTCAAGGAGAACATGAAGGGCGTCCTCGACGACATCCAGAACGGAAAGTTCGCCGAGCGCTTCATGAACGACCAGAAGAACGGCGCACCGGAGTTCAAGGAGCTGCGCGCCAAGGAAGAGCAGCACCCGATCGAGTCCACCGGTCGCGAGCTGCGGAAGATGTTCGCATGGCTGAAGGATTCCGACGACGACTACACCGAGGGCACCGCCGCTCGCTGA